A window from Pseudomonas campi encodes these proteins:
- a CDS encoding PP0621 family protein: MFRLLFWIALIAAAVWLWRRFNRPASAKPQADTAEPSAPPMVRCAQCGVHVPRDTALADAQRWYCSQAHLEQDAHSGER; encoded by the coding sequence ATGTTTCGTCTGTTGTTCTGGATTGCCCTGATTGCCGCTGCCGTCTGGCTGTGGCGGCGTTTCAATCGCCCCGCCAGCGCCAAGCCTCAAGCTGACACGGCAGAACCTAGTGCGCCGCCGATGGTGCGCTGCGCGCAATGCGGCGTGCATGTCCCGCGCGATACCGCGCTGGCCGACGCGCAGCGCTGGTATTGCAGCCAAGCCCACCTAGAGCAGGACGCCCACTCAGGTGAACGCTGA
- a CDS encoding sensor histidine kinase, whose product MTLEGVHGRRVLRLYHLYRVTVGLALVLLISSDLDEDLLNLAHAGLFRDGSWAYLIINILIAVLMQRPRHLLQVFSLALADVILLVALFYAAGGTPSGIGNLLIVSVAIANILLRGRVGLLIAAVAAIGMIYLTFYLSFSRPAAASQYVQAGALGALCFAAAIFLQGLSRRLQQSEQLAEQRAVDVASLEALNALILQRMRTGILVLDDQHRVVLANQGALTLLGRTELTGKILDPHCPELVRRLQQWLHNPTLRPQSLQAIPDGALLQPSFIPLHRGEETHTLVFLEDISQITQQAQQLKLASLGRLTAGIAHEIRNPLGAISHAAQLLQESEILEGPDRRLAQIIQDHSRRMNLVIENVLQLSRRRQAEPQLLDLKYWLHRFASEFRSSAALEQTLHLETSGSGLQTRMDPHQLTQVLTNLVQNGMRYSAQVHQLGQVWLKLFRDPDSDLPVLEVLDDGPGIPAEQLQHIFEPFYTTDNKGTGLGLYISRELCESNQARLDYKPREGGGSCFRITFAHSRKLS is encoded by the coding sequence ATGACCCTCGAAGGCGTCCATGGCCGCCGCGTCCTGCGCCTGTACCACCTTTACCGGGTAACCGTTGGCCTGGCCCTGGTGCTGTTGATCTCCAGCGACCTGGACGAGGATCTGCTCAACCTGGCCCACGCGGGACTGTTCCGCGATGGCAGCTGGGCCTATCTGATCATCAACATCCTGATCGCCGTTCTGATGCAGCGGCCACGCCATCTGCTGCAGGTGTTCAGCCTGGCGCTGGCAGACGTCATCCTGCTGGTGGCGCTGTTCTACGCGGCGGGAGGGACACCCAGCGGCATCGGTAACCTGCTGATCGTTTCAGTGGCCATCGCCAACATCTTGCTACGCGGCCGGGTCGGCCTGCTGATTGCGGCTGTAGCGGCCATCGGCATGATCTACCTGACTTTTTACCTGAGCTTCAGCCGCCCTGCCGCTGCCAGCCAGTACGTTCAAGCAGGGGCTCTTGGTGCCCTGTGCTTTGCCGCCGCGATTTTTCTACAGGGTTTGAGTCGCCGCCTGCAGCAAAGCGAACAACTCGCCGAACAACGGGCGGTCGATGTCGCCAGCCTGGAAGCCCTCAACGCCCTGATCCTGCAGCGCATGCGCACCGGCATCCTGGTGCTGGACGATCAGCACCGCGTGGTACTGGCCAATCAGGGCGCCCTGACCCTGCTCGGGCGCACCGAGCTGACGGGCAAGATCCTCGACCCGCACTGCCCGGAACTGGTTCGCCGCCTGCAGCAATGGCTGCACAACCCCACCTTGCGCCCGCAGAGCCTGCAGGCCATTCCTGATGGAGCGCTGCTGCAGCCCAGCTTCATTCCCCTGCACCGTGGCGAGGAAACGCACACGCTGGTGTTTCTCGAAGATATCTCGCAGATCACCCAACAGGCCCAGCAACTCAAACTGGCCTCGCTGGGCCGCCTGACTGCCGGCATCGCCCATGAAATCCGCAACCCGCTCGGCGCCATCAGCCACGCCGCGCAACTGCTGCAGGAGTCGGAAATCCTCGAGGGGCCTGACAGGCGCCTGGCCCAGATCATTCAGGACCACTCGCGGCGGATGAACCTGGTCATCGAGAACGTCCTGCAACTGTCGCGCAGGCGCCAGGCCGAACCCCAGTTGCTGGATCTGAAATACTGGCTGCACCGCTTCGCCAGCGAATTTCGCAGTTCGGCGGCCCTGGAGCAGACCCTGCACCTGGAAACCTCCGGCAGCGGCCTGCAGACCCGCATGGACCCGCACCAGCTGACCCAGGTGCTGACCAACCTGGTACAGAACGGCATGCGCTACAGCGCCCAGGTGCACCAGCTCGGTCAGGTCTGGCTCAAGCTATTTCGCGACCCGGACAGCGACCTGCCCGTCCTCGAAGTGCTCGACGATGGCCCCGGCATTCCCGCCGAGCAGCTACAACATATCTTCGAGCCCTTCTACACCACCGATAACAAGGGCACGGGGCTGGGCCTGTATATTTCCCGCGAGCTGTGCGAAAGCAACCAGGCGCGCCTCGACTACAAACCGCGTGAAGGTGGCGGCAGCTGCTTCCGCATCACCTTCGCCCACTCACGCAAACTGAGCTGA